The Halomonas sp. 7T genome contains a region encoding:
- a CDS encoding TauD/TfdA dioxygenase family protein produces the protein MRSLSNNLGNTSPTIPPLDPERIALLEGAGLTVKPLEPLGVEIYGADVRTKLPQPVIEALEVEMANRGFVVFKHQAALSADELINVSKWWSTGEIHSTHGVHPATPDMNRDIFRCSNDQRYGILGVGPQWHNDGSFEAATFSHSAYYMARAPEQGGGTHFAHQGAAFDALPEEKQAFWERLVSVNSASGVSHPVVHTHPVSGRKSVWLHLGMTGAVIERLPEQDIPIDELQQAAASVEQLRLLNGTEMQQLFNDYNDLLNASFEKNYGIRYHYDTGDLLYIDNWALAHRAAPEAHMSAEEQGLRIMDRVTIKSKQNLAPHFGLPQYINLDGPHPFNEDGIWKAGGVGFRWKDDIPMQN, from the coding sequence ATGCGGTCACTATCCAATAATCTCGGCAATACATCGCCAACCATACCGCCGTTAGACCCTGAGCGAATTGCACTGTTAGAGGGCGCAGGACTAACAGTAAAGCCGTTGGAGCCGCTTGGCGTTGAGATTTACGGCGCTGACGTTCGCACCAAGCTGCCCCAACCGGTTATTGAGGCGCTGGAAGTGGAAATGGCGAACAGAGGTTTTGTGGTCTTTAAACACCAAGCTGCCCTTTCAGCCGACGAACTCATTAACGTAAGTAAATGGTGGAGCACTGGGGAAATCCACTCAACGCATGGGGTACACCCAGCAACACCGGATATGAACCGGGATATATTTCGCTGCTCCAATGACCAACGCTACGGCATTCTAGGCGTTGGCCCTCAGTGGCATAACGACGGCAGCTTCGAGGCAGCGACGTTCTCTCACTCCGCCTACTACATGGCACGCGCCCCTGAACAAGGCGGCGGCACGCACTTTGCCCACCAAGGCGCCGCCTTTGATGCGCTGCCGGAGGAAAAGCAAGCGTTCTGGGAGAGACTGGTGTCGGTCAACTCGGCATCCGGTGTTAGCCATCCCGTTGTCCATACACACCCCGTGTCGGGTCGCAAGAGCGTGTGGCTGCACCTAGGCATGACCGGTGCGGTCATAGAGCGGTTGCCCGAACAGGACATACCCATTGATGAACTGCAGCAAGCCGCTGCCAGCGTCGAACAGCTTCGCTTACTCAACGGAACCGAGATGCAACAGCTTTTCAATGACTACAACGACTTGTTGAATGCATCATTCGAGAAGAACTACGGCATACGGTACCACTATGACACCGGCGATTTACTCTATATTGACAACTGGGCGCTCGCCCATCGAGCAGCGCCTGAAGCGCATATGTCGGCTGAAGAGCAAGGCCTGCGGATTATGGATCGAGTCACTATTAAGTCTAAACAAAACCTAGCCCCCCATTTTGGCTTACCGCAATACATCAACCTGGATGGCCCCCACCCCTTTAATGAAGACGGCATTTGGAAAGCAGGTGGCGTTGGGTTTCGCTGGAAAGATGATATTCCTATGCAAAACTAG
- a CDS encoding valine--tRNA ligase produces MEKTYQPEQIETRWYERWEADNRFAPSGQGAPFSIMIPPPNVTGSLHMGHAFQDTIMDTLTRWKRMQGNNTLWQVGTDHAGIATQMLVERKIAAEEGKTRHDLGRDAFIDKVWEWKEESGGHITRQLRRMGASVDWSRERFTMDDGFYKAVQEVFVRLHEEKLIYRGKRLVNWDPTLHTAISDLEVENKEQQGSFWHFRYPLADGVTTDDGNDYVVVATTRPETLLGDTGVAVNPEDPRYASLVGKFIELPLVGRRIPIVADEHADMEKGSGCVKITPAHDFNDYEVGKRQNHLLINVFTKDATILEQAEIFDLKGQPQPDEDASLPAKYAGLDRFEARKQIVADMDALGLLVQVESVNNTLPYGDRSGDVIEPLLTDQWFVAVESLAKPAIAAVENGDIQFVPKNYENMYFAWMRDLQDWCISRQLWWGHRIPAWYDAEGNVYVARSEEEAREKHGLGADVVLTQDEDVLDTWFSSGLWTFGTLGWPEKTPELETFHPSSVLVTGFDIIFFWVARMIMMTLKFTGEVPFKTVYVHGLVRDGQGQKMSKSKGNVLDPIDLIDGITLDALLEKRTGNMMQPKQAKAIAKATKDEFKDGIEAHGTDALRFTFLSQATTGRDIKFDMNRLDGYRNFCNKLWNASRYVLMNAEGEDCGTSGEEVKLSLADRWIISQLQKTEVQVTKAMDEYRFDHASQALYEFVWNEYCDWYLELSKPVLWDENASAEAKRGTRRTLVRVLETILRLAHPMMPYISEEIWQRVAPLAGTYVGEGASIMLQAWPEADESKIDEQATQDIEWLKGVIIAVRNIRAEMNIAPGKPLDVLLTKGQPEDAERLESNRHFLAKLAKLESATWLANPDDAPLSATQLVGDMEVLVPMADLIDKDAELARLAKEIEKQDKLIGSIEKKLGNEGFIAKAPDAVIEKERGKLAEFQSAKKLLEEQQAKIGAM; encoded by the coding sequence ATGGAAAAGACCTACCAACCCGAACAGATCGAAACCCGCTGGTACGAGCGCTGGGAAGCCGACAACCGCTTCGCCCCCTCCGGCCAGGGCGCGCCCTTCTCGATCATGATTCCACCGCCCAACGTGACCGGCAGCCTGCATATGGGTCACGCGTTCCAGGACACCATCATGGATACCCTGACGCGTTGGAAGCGGATGCAGGGCAACAACACTCTGTGGCAGGTAGGCACCGACCACGCCGGTATCGCTACACAAATGCTGGTGGAGCGTAAAATTGCCGCCGAAGAGGGCAAAACGCGCCATGACCTCGGCCGCGATGCGTTTATCGATAAAGTGTGGGAGTGGAAGGAAGAGTCTGGCGGCCATATTACCCGCCAGCTGCGCCGCATGGGCGCCAGCGTCGACTGGAGCCGCGAGCGCTTCACCATGGACGACGGCTTCTATAAAGCGGTTCAGGAAGTGTTCGTGCGCCTGCATGAAGAGAAGCTGATCTACCGCGGCAAGCGTCTGGTGAACTGGGACCCTACCCTGCACACCGCCATTTCCGACCTAGAAGTGGAAAACAAAGAGCAGCAGGGCAGCTTCTGGCACTTCCGTTACCCGCTGGCCGACGGCGTGACAACCGACGACGGCAACGATTACGTAGTGGTCGCCACCACCCGACCGGAAACCCTGCTGGGCGATACCGGCGTGGCGGTTAACCCGGAAGACCCGCGCTACGCCTCCTTGGTGGGCAAGTTTATCGAGCTGCCGCTGGTAGGCCGCCGCATCCCCATTGTGGCGGACGAGCACGCCGATATGGAGAAAGGCTCCGGCTGCGTGAAGATCACCCCGGCCCACGACTTCAACGACTACGAAGTCGGCAAGCGCCAGAACCATCTGCTGATCAACGTTTTCACCAAAGATGCGACGATCCTGGAGCAGGCGGAAATTTTTGACCTGAAAGGCCAGCCGCAGCCCGATGAAGACGCTAGCCTACCGGCCAAATACGCGGGCTTGGATCGTTTTGAAGCGCGCAAGCAGATCGTCGCGGATATGGATGCACTCGGCCTTCTGGTGCAGGTAGAGAGCGTCAACAACACCCTGCCCTATGGCGACCGCTCCGGCGATGTCATCGAACCGCTGCTCACCGATCAGTGGTTCGTGGCGGTAGAGAGCCTCGCCAAGCCCGCCATCGCGGCGGTAGAGAACGGCGACATTCAGTTCGTGCCGAAGAACTACGAGAACATGTACTTCGCCTGGATGCGTGACCTGCAGGACTGGTGTATTTCTCGCCAGCTGTGGTGGGGCCACCGCATTCCTGCTTGGTACGACGCCGAGGGCAATGTTTACGTGGCCAGAAGCGAAGAGGAAGCCCGCGAGAAGCACGGCCTGGGCGCTGACGTCGTGCTAACCCAGGACGAAGACGTGCTGGATACCTGGTTCAGCTCGGGTCTGTGGACGTTTGGCACCCTCGGCTGGCCAGAAAAAACCCCGGAGCTGGAGACCTTCCACCCCTCCAGCGTTCTGGTGACGGGTTTTGACATCATCTTCTTCTGGGTCGCCCGGATGATCATGATGACGCTGAAATTCACCGGCGAAGTGCCGTTCAAAACCGTCTATGTACACGGTTTGGTACGCGACGGCCAGGGTCAGAAGATGTCCAAGTCTAAGGGCAACGTGCTGGACCCCATCGACCTGATCGACGGCATCACGCTGGATGCGCTGCTGGAAAAACGCACCGGCAATATGATGCAGCCCAAACAGGCCAAAGCGATTGCCAAGGCCACCAAGGACGAGTTCAAAGACGGTATCGAAGCCCACGGCACCGATGCGCTGCGCTTTACCTTCCTGTCACAGGCCACCACCGGGCGCGATATCAAGTTCGATATGAACCGTCTGGATGGCTACCGCAACTTCTGTAATAAGCTGTGGAACGCCTCGCGCTACGTGCTGATGAACGCCGAAGGCGAGGATTGCGGCACCAGCGGCGAAGAGGTCAAACTCTCTCTTGCGGATCGTTGGATTATTTCTCAGCTACAGAAAACGGAAGTGCAAGTTACCAAGGCGATGGATGAATACCGCTTCGACCACGCCTCCCAAGCGCTGTATGAGTTCGTTTGGAACGAGTACTGCGACTGGTACCTGGAGCTTTCCAAGCCTGTCTTATGGGACGAAAATGCCAGCGCCGAAGCTAAGCGTGGAACGCGCCGCACGCTGGTTCGGGTACTGGAAACTATCCTGCGCCTGGCCCACCCGATGATGCCCTATATCTCTGAAGAGATTTGGCAGCGCGTGGCACCGCTGGCGGGCACTTACGTAGGCGAAGGCGCCTCGATCATGCTCCAAGCATGGCCGGAAGCCGATGAGAGTAAAATCGACGAGCAGGCCACTCAAGATATCGAATGGCTAAAAGGCGTGATCATCGCGGTGCGTAACATCCGCGCCGAGATGAATATTGCCCCGGGTAAACCGCTGGATGTGCTGCTCACCAAAGGCCAGCCCGAAGACGCCGAGCGTCTGGAAAGCAACCGTCACTTCCTGGCCAAGCTGGCCAAGCTGGAAAGCGCCACTTGGCTGGCCAACCCAGACGACGCCCCTCTCTCGGCTACTCAGCTGGTCGGCGATATGGAAGTACTGGTGCCGATGGCGGATTTGATCGATAAAGACGCCGAGCTTGCCCGTCTTGCCAAAGAGATCGAGAAGCAGGATAAACTCATCGGCAGCATTGAGAAGAAACTGGGCAACGAAGGCTTTATCGCTAAAGCGCCCGACGCTGTGATTGAGAAAGAGCGCGGCAAGCTGGCGGAATTCCAGTCCGCCAAAAAGCTGCTGGAAGAGCAGCAGGCGAAGATCGGCGCAATGTAA
- a CDS encoding MFS transporter, with product MLSHALLARTPLAVIVIAQLFGTSLWFSVNGVGLALQETVGLSEGDLGLLTIAVQSGFITGTLLIATTGLADRIRASHLFAISAVLGALINATFIGMAESVGLAAVARFLVGLCLAGIYPLGMKLVVSWTPNHAGAALGWLVGMLTLGIASPHLLRGLTLHLPWQWPLLLASALALLAALMIFLLGVGPHLPAKANGGRPWAGFAAFRQKHFRAAALGYFGHCWELYALWALVPFLVARELERLGAASSAQPWVSFAVIALGLPGCVLAGWWSRRVGSARVACVALATSGALCLVYPLLSDTSPWLLLALLGVWGISVIADSAQFSALASAAAPPERLGAALAMMNAIGFGLTIPSIALVTTLWASQGPWVIWWLLPGPIIGLITMRGLYLRATRA from the coding sequence ATGCTTTCTCATGCCCTGTTAGCCCGCACACCGCTGGCGGTCATCGTCATCGCCCAACTGTTTGGCACGTCACTCTGGTTTAGCGTTAATGGCGTTGGCTTGGCGCTGCAGGAAACCGTGGGCCTGAGTGAAGGCGACCTGGGGCTGCTTACCATTGCTGTTCAGTCAGGCTTTATTACCGGTACGCTGTTGATTGCGACTACCGGCCTTGCCGACCGGATACGTGCCAGCCATCTTTTTGCGATTTCTGCCGTGCTTGGCGCACTGATTAACGCAACGTTTATTGGCATGGCAGAAAGCGTGGGGTTAGCAGCAGTGGCACGTTTTTTGGTCGGGCTGTGTCTCGCCGGCATTTATCCACTCGGGATGAAGCTAGTCGTAAGCTGGACACCTAACCATGCAGGCGCCGCCCTGGGCTGGTTAGTCGGCATGCTCACGCTTGGCATTGCCTCGCCGCACCTGCTGCGGGGGCTTACCCTGCACCTCCCCTGGCAGTGGCCGCTGCTACTGGCTTCGGCCCTTGCCCTGCTAGCGGCACTGATGATTTTTCTATTGGGCGTTGGCCCCCATCTTCCCGCCAAGGCTAATGGCGGACGTCCTTGGGCAGGTTTTGCGGCATTCAGACAAAAGCACTTCCGCGCTGCCGCACTGGGCTACTTCGGCCACTGCTGGGAACTATACGCCCTATGGGCACTGGTGCCGTTTTTGGTGGCAAGAGAGCTTGAGCGCCTGGGCGCGGCCAGCAGCGCCCAGCCATGGGTAAGCTTTGCCGTTATTGCATTGGGCCTCCCCGGTTGTGTGTTAGCTGGCTGGTGGAGTCGCCGAGTGGGCAGTGCACGCGTAGCCTGTGTGGCGCTCGCCACCTCCGGTGCGCTGTGCTTGGTCTATCCATTGCTAAGCGACACATCACCTTGGCTACTGCTCGCCCTGTTAGGGGTTTGGGGCATCAGCGTGATTGCCGACTCCGCGCAGTTTTCCGCTCTAGCATCAGCCGCCGCCCCACCGGAGCGCCTCGGCGCGGCGCTTGCCATGATGAATGCAATTGGCTTTGGTCTCACGATTCCATCCATTGCGCTAGTCACTACTTTATGGGCAAGCCAAGGCCCCTGGGTCATTTGGTGGCTGCTGCCTGGGCCGATCATCGGTTTAATCACCATGCGCGGTTTATATCTTCGAGCCACACGCGCCTGA
- a CDS encoding DNA polymerase III subunit chi, with amino-acid sequence MARIDFYILPDTTLEARLQFACKLAETIHRKGYRLHLHCEDKTLAEQADEALWQFREDAYLPHALEDSDMAASVPITLGWQTLPTPQAETALLNLHPDIPEGIEHYARIAEIINQHQHVLVAKRACWQRYKALGHEVVPHKLG; translated from the coding sequence ATGGCACGTATCGATTTTTATATTCTTCCTGACACCACTCTGGAAGCACGCCTGCAGTTTGCCTGCAAACTTGCGGAAACCATTCACCGCAAAGGCTATCGGTTACATCTACATTGCGAAGATAAAACCCTCGCAGAACAGGCCGACGAAGCGCTATGGCAGTTTCGTGAAGACGCGTACCTGCCCCATGCCCTGGAAGACAGCGACATGGCCGCCAGCGTGCCCATCACCCTTGGCTGGCAAACCCTGCCCACTCCCCAGGCAGAGACGGCCCTGCTTAACCTACACCCCGATATTCCCGAAGGTATTGAGCATTACGCCCGCATTGCCGAAATTATCAATCAGCACCAGCACGTGCTGGTGGCTAAACGCGCCTGCTGGCAGCGCTATAAAGCGCTGGGGCATGAGGTCGTGCCGCATAAATTAGGGTAA
- a CDS encoding branched-chain amino acid aminotransferase produces MPTASDTQLKSHFETLPSNQPMADEIRDNILQNPGFGKHFTDHMAHVRWTVDTDWHGHQVRPYGPLTLDPAASVLHYGQEIFEGIKAYRHADGSIWTFRPEKNAERFRRSARRLALPELSDEDFVGSLKALLAQDHVWVPTPSSDADECSLYLRPFMIASEAFLGVRPAHEVDYYVIASPAAAYFKGGIEPVSIWLSSHYKRAAPGGTGFAKCGGNYAASLAAQKEAADNGCSQVAFLDAAENKWIEELGGMNLFFVYKDGRLVTPRLTDTILEGVTRNSVLTLAKDAGLTPEERAISIDEWREGAASGEITEVFACGTAAVITPVGELVTENERIRLKGDGSNEVAKRIRKTLLDLQYGRSEDKHGWLTRLV; encoded by the coding sequence GTGCCCACAGCTTCAGATACCCAGCTTAAATCACATTTTGAAACACTGCCGTCCAATCAACCGATGGCTGATGAGATCCGTGACAACATTCTGCAAAACCCAGGCTTTGGTAAGCACTTCACAGATCATATGGCCCACGTTCGCTGGACAGTCGACACTGACTGGCACGGCCACCAAGTGCGCCCCTACGGCCCGCTCACCCTTGACCCTGCCGCCTCCGTGCTGCACTACGGTCAGGAAATTTTCGAAGGCATCAAAGCGTACCGCCATGCCGATGGCTCGATTTGGACGTTTCGCCCAGAGAAAAATGCCGAGCGTTTCCGCCGTAGCGCTCGCCGTCTAGCGCTGCCGGAGCTTTCGGACGAGGACTTCGTTGGCTCGCTGAAAGCGCTGCTGGCTCAAGACCACGTGTGGGTGCCCACGCCCTCAAGCGATGCCGACGAGTGCAGTCTCTACCTGCGTCCGTTTATGATCGCTTCTGAAGCTTTCCTAGGTGTGCGCCCGGCCCACGAGGTGGACTACTACGTGATTGCCTCTCCGGCGGCGGCCTATTTCAAAGGCGGCATCGAGCCGGTCTCTATCTGGCTTTCATCCCACTACAAGCGTGCGGCTCCTGGTGGCACCGGCTTTGCCAAATGCGGCGGCAACTACGCGGCGTCATTAGCCGCTCAGAAAGAGGCCGCAGACAACGGCTGCAGCCAGGTCGCCTTCCTGGACGCCGCTGAGAACAAGTGGATCGAAGAGCTGGGCGGTATGAACCTATTCTTCGTTTATAAAGATGGTCGCTTAGTGACACCTCGCCTCACCGACACCATCTTGGAAGGCGTGACCCGAAACTCCGTGCTGACTCTGGCAAAAGATGCGGGTTTAACACCGGAAGAGCGCGCGATCAGCATCGACGAATGGCGCGAAGGCGCAGCGTCTGGCGAGATTACCGAAGTGTTCGCCTGCGGTACGGCTGCCGTTATCACCCCAGTGGGTGAGCTGGTTACAGAAAACGAGCGCATTCGCCTCAAGGGCGATGGCAGCAACGAAGTGGCCAAGCGTATCCGCAAGACACTGCTCGACCTCCAATACGGCCGCAGCGAAGATAAGCACGGCTGGCTGACCCGCCTGGTATAA
- a CDS encoding leucyl aminopeptidase translates to MEFSAQTANPAKAETACLVLPVFKGSDLLPAAAKLDDASERLIGQLLERGDFDAALGNVQLIPFAPGLGAERLLLVGLGKREKCQETAFIKALDAAMTALVKLPIDEACIAFTDVPLEDRDITWKARKTLEAAERAIYRFDQFKSSPQLPISLATLHLIISDADAAPMAKQGAALGTAIGQGINLTRTLGNLPGNVCTPRYLAEQAEQLGRDSQGALEVDILDEEALEALGAHSLLSVGRGSQEPSRLIVMKYQGAENPKEAPHVLVGKGITFDTGGISLKPGEGMDEMKFDMGGAASVFGTVKSVLAIKPKLNVVFIVAAAENMPDGAATKPGDIIKTLKGLTVEVLNTDAEGRLVLCDALTYAERFTPASVIDIATLTGAVIVGLGHHATGLLSNDDDLALDLLDAGEAAWDRAWHLPLWDEYQEQLDSNFADLANIGGRPAGTITAACFLSRFADRFPWAHLDIAGTAWHSGKQKGATGRPVGLLTQYLLDREADAQVENSDTK, encoded by the coding sequence ATGGAATTTTCCGCTCAAACCGCGAACCCAGCCAAAGCCGAAACGGCTTGCCTCGTTCTCCCCGTATTTAAAGGTAGTGATTTATTGCCTGCCGCCGCCAAATTAGACGATGCCAGTGAGCGGCTGATTGGCCAACTTCTGGAGCGCGGCGACTTCGATGCCGCCCTCGGCAATGTGCAACTTATCCCCTTTGCACCCGGTTTAGGCGCTGAACGCTTGCTGCTGGTAGGCCTGGGTAAGCGCGAAAAATGTCAAGAAACGGCGTTTATTAAAGCCCTGGACGCGGCAATGACGGCGCTGGTGAAACTGCCTATCGATGAAGCCTGCATCGCCTTTACCGATGTGCCCCTCGAAGATCGTGACATAACCTGGAAAGCACGCAAAACCCTTGAGGCTGCCGAGCGAGCAATTTATCGCTTTGACCAGTTCAAATCATCGCCTCAGCTTCCCATAAGCTTGGCAACGTTACATCTTATTATTAGTGACGCCGATGCCGCGCCCATGGCCAAGCAGGGCGCGGCGCTAGGCACCGCTATTGGCCAGGGCATCAATCTTACGCGCACGCTGGGCAACCTGCCGGGCAATGTGTGTACGCCGCGCTATTTAGCCGAGCAAGCCGAGCAGCTGGGCCGCGACTCCCAAGGCGCGCTTGAAGTCGACATTTTAGATGAAGAGGCGCTAGAAGCCCTCGGTGCGCACTCGCTACTCTCTGTTGGACGGGGCAGCCAAGAGCCATCGCGGCTGATTGTGATGAAATATCAAGGCGCGGAAAACCCGAAAGAAGCGCCTCATGTCCTAGTGGGCAAAGGCATCACCTTCGATACCGGCGGTATTTCGCTGAAGCCCGGCGAAGGCATGGATGAAATGAAATTCGACATGGGCGGGGCAGCGAGCGTATTTGGCACCGTAAAATCCGTGCTCGCCATCAAACCCAAGCTGAACGTGGTCTTTATTGTTGCCGCTGCTGAAAACATGCCTGACGGCGCTGCTACTAAGCCCGGTGACATCATCAAAACCCTCAAAGGGTTAACAGTTGAAGTGCTCAACACCGATGCTGAAGGTCGCCTAGTGCTGTGCGATGCGCTGACCTACGCGGAGCGTTTTACCCCAGCAAGCGTCATTGATATTGCCACCCTAACCGGCGCGGTCATTGTTGGCCTTGGCCACCACGCAACGGGCCTGCTCTCCAATGATGACGACCTAGCGCTTGACCTGTTAGACGCAGGCGAAGCCGCTTGGGATCGCGCTTGGCACCTGCCGCTATGGGATGAGTATCAGGAGCAGCTAGACTCTAACTTCGCCGATCTCGCCAACATCGGTGGCCGCCCGGCGGGCACGATTACCGCCGCCTGCTTCTTATCGCGCTTTGCCGACCGTTTCCCGTGGGCGCACCTCGATATCGCCGGCACCGCCTGGCACTCTGGCAAGCAAAAAGGTGCCACCGGTCGTCCGGTCGGGCTGCTAACTCAGTACCTGCTGGATCGTGAAGCCGACGCCCAAGTAGAAAATAGCGACACCAAATAA
- the lptF gene encoding LPS export ABC transporter permease LptF — translation MILFRYLTREVLLTMSAVAGILLLVIMGSRFIRYFSDAAEGDIPVTILGSLMVFHLPGFMELILPLSFFLGILLAYGQLYMNSEITVMVACGMSPTRLLRVTLLPASVVAVLVGVCSLWLTPTGALLTEATLEEQRSRLDVSVLAPGRFQDFGGGRTAYIKDFSSDGTQMQDVLVHEQAQPHAEITHSYVTRAGAGYQETNLATGSRFLVLEEGERYGVTPGRNDAERLTFERYTLRLGLSRSRQELDSLEYATTFELWSDPDPRAQAQFQWRTGLPLMVFILALLAQPLARVNPRQGRFAKLLPAVFIYVAYLSLLLAAVDAIGSGSLSATIGVWPVHALFLGLGCLLLWHSQRKGMR, via the coding sequence TTGATTTTATTTCGGTACTTAACTCGTGAAGTGCTACTGACCATGTCGGCTGTGGCCGGAATTCTTTTGTTGGTCATTATGGGCAGTCGCTTTATTCGCTACTTCTCTGATGCAGCAGAGGGCGATATTCCCGTAACGATTCTGGGCAGTTTAATGGTCTTCCATCTGCCGGGGTTTATGGAGCTGATTCTGCCGCTGTCGTTTTTTCTAGGCATCTTGCTGGCCTACGGTCAGCTTTACATGAACAGCGAAATTACCGTGATGGTAGCCTGCGGTATGAGCCCCACGCGGCTGTTGCGGGTAACGCTGCTGCCTGCTTCCGTGGTCGCCGTGTTGGTTGGGGTGTGTAGCCTGTGGTTAACACCCACTGGGGCACTGCTAACTGAAGCCACCTTGGAAGAGCAGCGCAGCCGACTGGATGTGTCCGTGTTAGCGCCGGGGCGCTTTCAAGACTTTGGCGGTGGGCGGACTGCATATATCAAAGATTTTAGTAGCGATGGTACGCAAATGCAGGATGTACTGGTGCATGAGCAGGCGCAGCCCCATGCAGAAATTACCCATAGCTACGTGACCCGCGCCGGTGCTGGTTATCAGGAAACAAACTTAGCCACCGGCAGCCGTTTTTTGGTGCTGGAAGAGGGTGAGCGCTATGGCGTGACGCCAGGACGCAATGACGCCGAACGTTTAACCTTTGAACGCTACACGCTTCGCTTAGGGCTGAGCCGCAGCCGACAGGAGCTAGACTCACTGGAGTACGCCACTACCTTTGAGCTATGGAGTGATCCTGACCCGCGCGCTCAGGCGCAGTTTCAGTGGCGAACGGGCCTGCCGCTCATGGTATTCATCTTAGCGCTGCTTGCTCAACCGCTCGCCCGTGTTAACCCCCGCCAAGGACGCTTTGCCAAATTATTGCCGGCGGTATTTATCTATGTTGCCTATTTGAGTCTGCTATTGGCTGCCGTCGACGCGATTGGCAGCGGCTCCTTATCAGCCACCATTGGCGTGTGGCCAGTGCACGCGCTGTTCCTGGGGCTTGGCTGTCTCCTGCTTTGGCACTCACAACGTAAGGGGATGCGCTAA
- the lptG gene encoding LPS export ABC transporter permease LptG codes for MVFDRLDRYIARNVLAAIVVVQIVLLGLDITIAYIGDLSDTQGDYTALDVLLYLGMRLPWRFYQYAPVAVLIGALIGLGSMASSNELTVMRAAGRSLARIVWGVMKPVLLVVVVVLLVAEFISPRTEQYAEAWRLEQRQGEGAMLTSRSGWQFEGDSVYRFGAIRADNVVLDLTRYRFDERRLVEATHAQRANWEGGEWQLENITTTHIFDDRTASGFQAQARWETAFTPTQLERLLRDIESQSPSELWAYANFLESQGLQADQPLLYFWQKMLMPLTMGSLVLIAASFVFGPLRTVAAGTRVFYGVVTGLIFKYVQDLLAPASTIFGFSPVWAVLVPTLACAVVGIYFLRRNG; via the coding sequence ATGGTGTTCGATCGTTTGGATCGCTATATCGCTCGTAATGTACTAGCCGCCATTGTTGTGGTGCAGATTGTGCTGTTAGGTCTGGACATCACCATTGCTTATATCGGTGATTTAAGCGATACCCAGGGGGACTATACCGCCCTCGATGTGCTGCTCTATTTAGGGATGCGCTTACCCTGGCGTTTTTATCAATATGCGCCGGTCGCGGTACTCATTGGCGCGTTGATTGGCTTGGGGAGTATGGCGTCAAGTAACGAGTTGACCGTGATGCGTGCGGCTGGCCGCTCTTTAGCACGCATTGTGTGGGGCGTGATGAAGCCCGTGCTGCTTGTGGTGGTGGTGGTACTGCTGGTAGCGGAATTTATCAGCCCGCGAACCGAGCAATACGCCGAAGCCTGGCGTTTAGAGCAGCGCCAAGGTGAAGGGGCCATGCTCACCAGCCGCAGCGGGTGGCAATTTGAGGGTGATAGTGTGTATCGCTTTGGTGCTATCCGAGCAGACAACGTTGTGCTGGATTTAACCCGCTATCGCTTCGACGAACGCCGCCTTGTTGAAGCGACTCATGCCCAGCGTGCTAACTGGGAAGGGGGGGAATGGCAGTTAGAAAACATTACAACCACCCATATTTTTGATGATCGCACCGCGTCAGGGTTTCAGGCACAGGCTCGATGGGAGACAGCCTTTACCCCAACCCAGCTAGAGCGCCTTCTGCGTGATATCGAGAGCCAATCGCCCAGTGAGCTTTGGGCTTACGCCAACTTCTTGGAAAGTCAGGGGTTACAGGCCGATCAGCCGCTGCTCTACTTTTGGCAAAAAATGCTGATGCCACTCACGATGGGCTCTTTAGTATTGATTGCGGCTTCCTTTGTTTTTGGCCCCTTAAGAACGGTAGCGGCAGGGACCAGGGTGTTCTATGGAGTGGTAACCGGGTTGATCTTTAAGTACGTACAAGACCTGTTAGCACCGGCGTCAACAATTTTTGGTTTTTCACCCGTCTGGGCCGTATTGGTACCCACACTTGCCTGCGCTGTGGTGGGGATCTACTTCCTGCGCCGCAATGGCTAG
- a CDS encoding RDD family protein, with protein MASGGAAVNEEETAVTNTRRFSQLDDVWPAGLGRRLGAMLYDGFLVTAIWIAVTVAHLAFFRLALGQQAEEIGTTPFDIWSLRLMLLFFVTLFFIYSWRRGGMTLGMQAWRLRVQTPDGHAITLKQSLIRCATAWLSLAAFGIGYWWVLFDGQRRSWPDIASKTETVVLPKK; from the coding sequence ATGGCTAGTGGCGGTGCAGCGGTTAATGAAGAGGAAACAGCAGTGACAAATACGCGACGCTTTAGCCAGTTAGACGACGTTTGGCCTGCCGGGCTGGGTCGCCGCTTAGGCGCTATGCTCTACGACGGCTTTTTAGTGACGGCTATTTGGATAGCGGTGACGGTCGCGCATCTGGCATTTTTTCGGTTGGCGCTAGGACAGCAGGCCGAAGAAATTGGAACGACGCCTTTCGATATCTGGAGCCTGCGGCTTATGTTGCTATTTTTTGTCACGCTGTTTTTCATTTACTCCTGGCGTCGAGGGGGGATGACGCTGGGCATGCAGGCGTGGCGGTTGCGGGTACAAACGCCGGACGGCCATGCAATTACGTTGAAGCAGAGCCTGATTCGCTGTGCGACCGCGTGGCTCTCCCTCGCGGCCTTCGGCATTGGCTATTGGTGGGTGCTATTTGATGGACAGCGCAGAAGCTGGCCCGATATCGCTTCCAAGACTGAAACTGTAGTGCTGCCTAAAAAATAA